The proteins below come from a single Candidatus Trichorickettsia mobilis genomic window:
- a CDS encoding type II toxin-antitoxin system VapC family toxin: MANQIIFDSSALIMLFAKELGYESIRKHMKYAIISSVNIAEVYKYCIEVQNLTEDDCRNLIKLSGIKIIDFCEEQALITAKIIKKTKQYGLSLGDRGCIALAMFKNYPILTCDKIWQKIDLDIEFIMAR; this comes from the coding sequence ATGGCTAATCAAATAATTTTTGATTCCTCTGCTCTTATAATGCTATTTGCAAAAGAGCTTGGCTATGAATCCATAAGGAAGCATATGAAATATGCAATAATCTCAAGTGTAAATATTGCAGAAGTATATAAATACTGTATTGAAGTGCAAAATTTAACAGAAGACGATTGTAGAAACCTAATAAAACTTTCTGGTATCAAAATTATAGATTTTTGTGAAGAACAAGCATTAATAACAGCAAAAATAATCAAAAAAACAAAACAATATGGTTTATCATTAGGAGATAGGGGCTGTATTGCTTTAGCAATGTTCAAAAATTACCCTATACTTACTTGTGATAAGATCTGGCAAAAAATCGACCTTGACATTGAATTCATAATGGCAAGGTAA
- a CDS encoding recombinase family protein: MTDILGYARVSTQQQDLDSQKHRLTAAGAIRVFEDVISGKIFDRPGLEALIAYARPNDLLCVVRLDRLGRSLKELLETVEYLKECKIGLMSLEEKIDTSSAAGELVFHVFGAIAHFERRLISERTKDGINAARLKGKILGRPTLDKEKLSSALKLIELGLSPTAAAKQLNLGRSTIYRELKYVR; this comes from the coding sequence ATGACTGATATTTTGGGATATGCACGTGTATCAACGCAACAACAAGACTTAGATTCTCAGAAGCACCGCTTGACTGCTGCGGGTGCTATACGGGTTTTTGAAGATGTGATAAGTGGTAAAATCTTTGATAGACCCGGACTAGAAGCTTTAATTGCTTATGCCAGACCAAATGATTTACTTTGCGTAGTAAGGCTTGATCGTTTGGGGCGTAGCTTAAAAGAATTGCTTGAAACTGTAGAATATCTCAAAGAATGCAAGATTGGTTTAATGTCCTTAGAAGAAAAGATAGATACATCTTCCGCTGCAGGTGAATTGGTGTTTCATGTATTTGGTGCTATTGCACATTTTGAAAGAAGGTTAATTTCAGAACGTACTAAGGACGGCATAAACGCTGCTCGACTAAAAGGTAAAATACTTGGTCGTCCTACTTTGGACAAAGAGAAACTCAGTTCAGCACTGAAGTTAATTGAATTAGGTCTCTCTCCAACTGCTGCTGCTAAGCAACTGAATCTTGGGCGCTCTACAATATATCGTGAGCTTAAATATGTAAGATAG
- a CDS encoding recombinase family protein: MKVGYARVSSTTQDLELQKHELLKAGCEKIFSESVSGKDNNRTELIKMIDSLRAKDTVIIYKIDRIARSLKGLIDIIELLKNKKVNLISLDSGDSVDTTSPMGKAFFQIAGVFAELERGMINARTKAGIAKAKIDGVKFGRTLGSKNPKTAEKIEKIEIFLKAGKSYDWITKELSVSKKTISDIRKSILSKAISEKSEVYA, encoded by the coding sequence ATGAAAGTTGGATATGCCAGAGTTAGCAGTACCACTCAAGACCTTGAGTTGCAAAAACATGAATTATTAAAAGCTGGATGTGAAAAGATATTTAGCGAGTCTGTAAGTGGTAAAGATAATAATCGCACTGAATTAATAAAAATGATTGATTCACTAAGAGCTAAAGATACTGTTATAATTTATAAAATTGATAGAATTGCGAGATCTTTAAAAGGACTTATTGATATCATAGAATTACTAAAAAATAAAAAAGTAAATCTCATATCTCTTGACTCCGGAGATAGCGTAGACACCACTTCTCCTATGGGTAAAGCATTCTTTCAGATAGCAGGTGTATTTGCAGAATTAGAACGTGGTATGATTAACGCGAGAACTAAAGCCGGAATCGCAAAGGCTAAAATTGATGGAGTAAAATTCGGTAGAACTTTAGGGAGTAAAAACCCAAAAACTGCAGAAAAAATTGAAAAAATAGAGATTTTTTTAAAAGCCGGTAAGAGTTATGATTGGATTACAAAAGAACTATCTGTGAGCAAAAAAACAATATCTGATATTAGAAAATCTATATTATCGAAGGCAATTTCGGAAAAATCTGAGGTTTACGCTTAG
- the dapA gene encoding 4-hydroxy-tetrahydrodipicolinate synthase, producing MDNNIFKGLFTALLTPFKDNRIDFMSLEKMLEYQIKSGVDGIVIAGSTGEGVNLDRDEYIALLQEVVDITKKRILIIAGCNATYTIQAVNQVLEAQKIPIDGLMCTTPYYTRPTQEGLYQHFKAIHDIAELPIILYSVPIRTGVDFTDDTIFRLSELPKIIAFKDAGRDLERTLRISAKVKGDFALLSGNDEVSLAYNAQGGVGCISVVSNIAPKLCKDLQERWKKGHFKSALKIHQQLVPLYKALFMEVNPIGIKYAAQYLGICSGELRFPLTEANFDTRNEIERALKKLALG from the coding sequence ATGGATAACAATATATTTAAAGGATTATTTACCGCACTTTTGACTCCTTTTAAAGACAATAGAATAGATTTTATGTCTTTAGAGAAAATGCTTGAGTATCAAATTAAAAGCGGAGTTGATGGTATAGTTATAGCAGGCTCAACGGGTGAAGGAGTTAATTTAGATAGAGATGAATATATAGCTTTATTACAAGAGGTAGTCGATATTACAAAAAAACGTATATTGATAATTGCGGGGTGTAACGCAACTTACACTATACAAGCCGTAAATCAAGTTTTGGAAGCTCAAAAAATTCCTATTGATGGTTTGATGTGTACCACACCGTATTATACAAGACCAACGCAGGAAGGTCTATACCAACATTTTAAAGCAATTCACGATATTGCTGAATTACCGATAATTTTATATTCTGTGCCCATTCGTACTGGTGTTGATTTTACAGATGATACAATATTTCGACTTTCTGAACTTCCAAAAATCATTGCTTTTAAAGACGCAGGCCGCGATTTAGAACGTACATTAAGAATTAGTGCTAAAGTTAAAGGGGATTTTGCTCTTTTATCCGGAAATGATGAAGTATCTTTGGCTTATAATGCACAAGGGGGAGTAGGGTGTATTTCAGTTGTTTCAAATATAGCGCCAAAACTATGCAAAGATTTACAAGAGCGATGGAAGAAAGGTCATTTCAAATCAGCTTTAAAAATTCATCAACAACTGGTGCCGCTCTATAAAGCTCTATTTATGGAAGTCAATCCAATAGGTATTAAGTATGCTGCGCAATATTTAGGTATATGCTCAGGGGAACTTAGGTTTCCTCTAACTGAAGCAAATTTTGATACAAGAAATGAAATTGAAAGAGCATTAAAGAAACTTGCGCTAGGATAA
- a CDS encoding ACT domain-containing protein: MEYKNCALIRGVSAINNVALINIYGTGMNEIENITARIFSAVSRCGVPIFFATQANFENSISFCIREADISVIKKDLKNELFLEINAKVIERIDVLPHQSIISIVSDQIYSNYGIASKLFSALAAQCINVKAITQAFSARCISVVIDDKESKRALCAVHSFFFCTTQPVVLYIFRVGTIGKGLLEQIKERQQQFLEERIEIKVVAISNSKQMIYTEEGIDLSNWSTALNTSDTPSDLGILLEKVSKTNPLNGIFVDCTSSGKLA, from the coding sequence ATGGAATACAAAAATTGCGCATTGATTCGAGGTGTGTCTGCCATAAACAACGTCGCTTTGATCAACATCTATGGTACTGGTATGAATGAGATTGAAAATATTACGGCACGTATTTTTAGTGCAGTATCTCGATGTGGTGTGCCTATTTTTTTTGCCACTCAAGCAAATTTTGAGAATTCAATCAGTTTTTGCATTCGAGAAGCTGATATATCTGTTATAAAAAAGGATTTAAAAAATGAATTGTTTTTAGAAATTAATGCTAAAGTTATTGAAAGGATTGATGTACTGCCACATCAATCTATAATTAGCATTGTCAGTGATCAGATTTATTCCAACTATGGTATTGCGAGTAAGCTTTTTTCCGCTCTTGCTGCTCAATGTATCAATGTAAAAGCTATTACTCAAGCTTTTTCTGCGAGGTGTATATCTGTTGTAATTGATGATAAAGAAAGCAAACGTGCCCTTTGTGCAGTTCATAGTTTCTTTTTTTGCACTACACAACCTGTAGTATTATATATCTTTAGAGTTGGAACTATTGGTAAAGGCTTATTGGAGCAAATTAAAGAAAGACAACAGCAATTCTTAGAAGAAAGGATAGAAATAAAAGTTGTTGCCATCTCTAATTCCAAACAGATGATCTATACTGAAGAAGGTATCGATTTATCTAACTGGAGTACAGCGCTCAATACATCTGATACACCAAGCGACTTAGGTATACTGCTGGAGAAAGTGAGTAAAACAAACCCTCTCAATGGTATATTTGTTGACTGCACTAGCTCAGGAAAGTTAGCATAA